Genomic DNA from Ilyobacter polytropus DSM 2926:
TTCTCTGTTTTTTATTTCAGCTATTTCTGACTGAAGATTGGTTAGCTCCATCCATCTTCTGTGCTTTACTTCTTCGTCTATCTGTTCATCCATATCATGTGCTACTGTATCCTCTTCTCTAGAGTACTTGAATACTCCCACATAGTCAAATTTAAATTCTTTTACAAACTCTTTAAGCTCTATAAAATCCTCTTCTGTTTCTCCTGGGAACCCAACAATAACAGTAGTTCTAATGGTTGCATCAGGAATTTCCCGTCTTATTTTATATAGCAGATCTTTTATCTGTTGTCCAGTTTTAGCACGTCCCATATTACGAAGTACACTGTCAGAAACATGCTGCACAGGTACATCAAAATAATTACATACTTTTTCTTCTTTTTTCATTGTTTCAATAAGTTCATCAGTTATTGAATTAGGGAACATATAATATGTTCTTATCCACTCTATCCCTTCTACTTTTGAAAGAGCTTTCATAACATCTGGAAGTGCCTTCTTTTTGTATAGGTCGATTCCGTATTCAGTAGTTTCCTGGGCCAGAAGATTTATCTCTCTCACTCCACCAGCGGCAAGCCTTTGAGCTTCTTCTACTATATCCTCTATATTTCTGCTTCTAAGGTCCCCTCTGAGCTTGGGTATAATGCAGTATGTACATCTCCTGTTGCACCCCTCAGCTATTTTAAGGTAAGCTGTATGAGGATGTGTAGTTAGTATTCTATCTGTATCGGCATTTGCAAGGAATTCCAGACTTTCACTTTTTATTATTTTTCTCCCAGCTAACACCTCGTCTACGACCTCTTCTATCTTATCAATCTCTCCTGTTCCTATTACTGCATCTACTTCAGGCATCTCATTTATTATCTCTTGGGCGTATCTTTGTGCTAGGCAACCTGCCACTATTATCTTTTTAAGGTTTCCTCCCCTCTTGTATTCTCCTATTTCAAGTATTGTTTGGATGGATTCCTCTTTTGCATCTCCTATAAATCCACAAGTATTTATAAGAGCTATATCTGCATCCTCTATATCAGTTGTTATCTCAAATCCTTTTTTATTGACCATTATACCTATGAGGTTCTCACTGTCAACCAGGTTTTTACTACACCCTAAACTTATTAACGCTAATTTCATTTAATACTCCTTTTAATATTTTTCATAGTCAATTATAACACATTTGATCGGCTAATAAAACCTATAAAATTCTCTACTCCTGAGACAATAAAAAGAACACAGAACTAACTGTGTCCTTTTTTAACTCAGTAAATTTTCAAGAATACTAATTTTTACTTAGTCTCTTCTGAAGATTTTTTGTTACTTTCTTTTACAGGTTTTGCAATAAGCTGTTTTCTACTTAAGCTTACCTTACCATTTTCATTTGATATAACTTTTACTTCTAAAATATCTCCTACAGAAAGCACGTCGTCCACATTTGCCACTCTCTCATGAGCTATTTCAGAAACATGCAGAAGTCCTTCTTTTCCAGGAAGTATTTGCATAAAGGCTCCAAACTTGGCAACTTTCACAACTTTTCCTTGATAAATTTCTCCAGCTTCGATATCTTTTACATAGTTATTAACTAGGTTTATTGTTTTTTCAAGAGTTTCTCCATCATTCGAGAAGATCGAAACTTTTCCGTCATCCTCTATATCGATAGTAGCACCTGTTTCCTCTATTATCGCCTTGATGTTTTTCCCTCCTGGTCCTATTAGAGCAGCTATCTTGTCAGTAGGCACCATCATCTGATAGATTCTAGGAGCACTCGCTGCCAGTTCAGCCGGCGCCTCTATAGCATTTTTCATTACTCCGATAATCTGTAGTCTTGCATCTAAAGCTTGCTTCAGTGCTATTCTCATTACATTTTCATCTATTCCTGTGATTTTTATATCCATTTGAAGTGCAGTAATTCCAGCTTCAGTTCCTGCCACTTTAAAGTCCATATCTCCAAGGTGATCTTCCAATCCCATAATATCAGTAAGGACTGCATAGTCGTCTCCTTCTTTTACTAGACCCATAGCAATACCGGCAACATGACTCTTAACAGGTACACCTGCCGCCATTAGTGCCAACGAACCTCCGCATATAGACGCCTGTGATGACGAACCATTTGATTCAGTTATCTCAGAAACCACTCTTACTGTATAAGGGAAATCATCTGTTGAAGGCATTACGTAACTAAGTGCTCTCTCTGCAAGGGCACCGTGTCCTAATTCTCTTCTTCCTGGAGCTCTCATAAATCTTGCCTCTCCAACTGAGTAAGGAGGGAAGTTATAGTGAAGATAAAACTTCTTGTAGTATTCTTCATTTAATCCGTCTACAAGCTGCTCATCCTGTTTCGTTCCAAGTGTTGTTGTAACTATTGCCTGAGTTTCTCCCCTTGTGAACATAGCAGAACCATGAGGTAAAGGAAGTGTTCCTATCTCAGCATAAAGGTCTCTTATTTCATCAGTTTTTCTTCCGTCTACTCTGTGTTTATTATAAACGATTGCTTCTCTTACAAATTTCTTCATAAGATCATGATAATAACTTTTGAACTCTCCTTCTATCTCTCCAGGAAGTTCTTCAAGCTCATTTTCCTGAATATACTTTTCAGTAAAACTTGCTAAAAGCTCGTCTTCAAGATCATTAACTGCATCTTCTCTAGCCTGCTTTCCTATTGCCAATACAGCTTTCTTTAATCTCTCACCGCCATTTTCATCGATAAAGCTCTGAACTGTTTCATCGATTTCAGGTTTTACAAATTCAAATTTCTCTTTTCCTGCTAGCCTTGCAAACTCTTCTTGGAATTCACATATTTTCTTTATATTATCATGGGCAAAAAGGATAGCCTTTAGCATTACCTCTTCTGACATTTCAGAGGCTCCCGCTTCAACCATATTTACAGCATCCTTAGTTCCTGCAACAGAAAGATTAAGAGGGCTCTCAGCCAACTCTTTTGGTGTAGGGTTGAGTATAAATTCCTCTCCCTTCATTGCAACTACGACTCCAGCAACTGGTCCTAAAAACGGAATATCAGATAACATAAGTGCTGCTGATGATCCTATTATTCCTAGGTAGTCAGGAGTATTGTCTCCATCATATGAAAATACAGTATTTACAATATGTACATCATAATTGAATCCCTCTGGAAACATCGGTCTTATTGGTCTATCTATAAGCCTTGCAGTTAGAGTAGCATCAGTAGAGGGTCTTGCCTCTCTTTTATGAAACCCTCCTGGAAATTTTCCTACTGCATAATATTTTTCTAAAAAATCTACAGTCAGAGGGAAAAAATCCGCTCCTTTTCTTCCTTCTTTACTTCTGTTCACTGTACTTAAAAGTATAGTATCTCCGTATTGGATCATTACTGCTCCACAAGATTGTCTAGCTATTTTACCTGTTGAAAGTGAGAGAGTTCTCCCCCCAATTTCCATTTCCATTTTTTTTTCTTCAAACACACACATTCCTCCTCATTTTTTATAAAGATGAGGTCAATTAGAACTGCAAATAATAAGGAGTAAAGCTTCCCCTAAGAACCTTCGCTTCTTACTACTTACGCCCTTTCTATGACCACAATCGTTCTTACTATTATAACACCTTTAAAAATAAAAATCAAAACTTATTTGTCCTTTAATTGGAGAATTAAATATTGTATTACTCGGGTTTACATAGTATAATATACAAAAAAATCAGAGGTGGATTATGGAAAAAACTATTAAATTTAATAAAATAGGAATTAAAAGACGTTTTATTCAATATATCGTTATTCTCCTTATCTCTATCTTTGTTCTCTTTCTAGCTTCTAAGCTAATTGAAAAAAGAAAACATTCTAAAATAAGGATTTATAACAGTCAAATAGAAAAACTGCAAGATGAAAAACAGAAAAAAATAGATTTAATCGAAAAAGAATATAATGATAAAATTGAAGCTCTTTTAAACAAAATCGATAAAATCAAAGATTAAAATTTTTAATCTTTTAGATTGTGGAATATCAAATTTGATATTCCACTTTTTTATTCACATAAAATTCAAACTTGCTATAAATCAAAGATAAGAATTTACTTTTTCTATTTTTATAGAAATTTCCCATCAGGAACTATTCAAAAATTTAATATTATATTATTTTCTAAAATCTTATCTGAACTGTATCAGATCCTTATAAATAAAGATATATACTACATTAAACCCCTTAATTCACTCCAATCTATCATTTACACAGTAAATAGTTAAACAGATAAGACTATATGTCGTAAATATTGTTATTGACATATCTACACTATTAATATATAATCTTTGTATAGATATACAACATAAATATGAATTTAAAAATGCAAATAAAAAATTGAAGTGCATTAAAAAGCACTGAATAAAAATTTTATTTTATCATTACTTATTTCAGGGAGGTATTATTATGACATTAAAAAAAATGAAGAAATCACACGAAATTTTACAGGCTATGTTAATACATGAAAATGGAATCGTATCCCACAGAGGATTTACATCATACGATGAAATTGTCGCTTATAGGGAAAGAAATAAAAATGACAAAGTAATTTTAGAAGTCGGAACTGAATCATAGTTTTTTAAAAACAAAAAATTAAGAGCTTATCCTTTAAAGGATAAGCTCTTCTTTCATATGTCTTTATTAAAAATAAAATTTAATCCATTCCGCCGGGCTATCACAATAATCAAAAGTAACTTGGAAAAACTTGATTTTTAACATACTCCGAAAATTTTTTTATGTCTAAATTATCTTTTTCAAGTTCTTTAAAATAATTTACAGTTTTCACTTTCAGCTCTATCGTAGAAGCTTCATCGCATACTATTATAGCTTTTTTATGGACTTGAATTGCTGTAACTGTCCACATATTATTGATATCTCCTTCAATAACCTGCTTTAGAGCCAAAGCTTTTTTCTCTCCTTTTGCCATTATCAGTACTTCTTTCGAATTCAAGATTGTTCCCACTCCAACAGTAAGAGCTTTTTTAGGAACTTTTGATACATCATTATCAAAAAATCTAGAATTTGCCTTTAAGGTTTCTTCAGTCAATGTTATTAACCTTGTTCTTGAATCCAGTGAAGATCCTGGTTCATTAAATGCTATATGTCCATTTGCTCCTATTCCTCCTATAAATAGATCAATACCTCCATATTTTTTAATCTTTTCCTCATATTCTTCACATTCCTTCATAATATCCATTGCATCCCCATTTAAAATGTTTATATTTTCATCTGGGATGTCAATATGCCTAAAGAAATTCTTATGCATAAAGGTATAGTAACTTTGAGGGTGATCTTTAGGAATACCAACATATTCATCCATATTAAAAGTTACTACATTTTCGAAAGATACTCTACCCTTTTTATGGAGTTTTATGAGTTCCTTATACATTTTAAGAGGCGTCTCTCCTGTCGGCAGTCCAAGTACAAAATTCTTGTTGTTATCTGAATAATCATTTATTTTAGATGCTATATATAAAGCTGTCCATTCACTCATTTTATCCGTGACCAAAACTCTCATGTTACCCTCCTTTACATTAAGTTTTTCTGCTATTACCTAAATTAATATACTTTCTATAGACATTACATCCTTCTAGCAAGAAGGTCTGGTCTTATTTTTTCAACAAACTAAAAAGAATTCCCATAAAGGGAATCCTTTTCCATTAATTATATCAGTTCCAAATCAGCAGACAGGCACTAAATATTTGCGCTCCTAAAACTCCTCCCACAAGAGGAGCAACAACCGGAATCCAAGCATATGCCCAATCTGAATCTCTTTTCCCCTCTATAGGAAGGAGTGTGTGAGCTATTCTCGGACCTAAATCTCTGGCTGGATTTATGGCATAACCTGTAGGCCCACCGATACTAAGGCCTATTGACCATACCAAAACACCCACGAGAAGTGCCGCCATAGGCCCTACGTTATTATTGCTGTTTGTTATCCCCATTATTCCTATCACTAGAACGGCGGTACCTATAGTCTCAGTAACAATGTTCCACTTGGATCCGCTTATGGCAGGCCCTGTGGAAAAAGTTGCAAGTATCCCATCGGCGTCATCAGTCTCATCATAATGCTGTTTGTAAGAAAGATACACAAGGACAGCACCTGCAAATCCTCCTGCCACTTGGGAAACTACATAACCTGGAACAAGGGACCAGTCAAAGACACCTATAGAGGCCAAGGCCACAGTCACCGCGGGATTTATGTGAGCTCCACTTACCCAGCCAGTGACGTATACTGCTACTGTGACACCAAATCCCCATCCTGCAGTGATCGCTATCCATCCCCCGCCATTACCCTTGCTTTTACTCAACACGATATTTGCCACAACTCCGTTCCCAAGAAGTATTAATATCATCGTACCTATAAATTCTGCTAAATAAATTCCCATTTTAACCTCCTGATAATCTTTTATTGTGTAAATTTTTCCAAATAAAAAACTACACAAAAATAAGTATTTTTCTATACCTTTTATGCGTAGTTTTTATTGACACTATCGTCCTTATCTAAGTGGCAGACCCTTTACAAGTCTTGCTCCGTTGCTTCCTAAATCTCTCAATTTATTTTTTTCTACAAAAATGTTTGCCTTTTGTATATATTCCTTATCGTACTTCCTTGTTGTTAGAAGGGCGTCGCCATTTTCTAATACTCCGATACCTATCTCTAGAGTTCCTGAAACATAATTTTCTTTGACAACTTCTTTAGAAGGTACAATTTTCAGAAGATATGGTATCTCTTCCTCCTCTATACCCCACAAAATTTCATTAATATATTCCCTGTCAATATTATCTGAGCAAAATAATGTTATATTAGGCCTGTTGTCCATCATTCACCCCCATTACAAGTCCAGTGGCTACAGCATTTCTAGGGCCCTCTGTTCCTCTTATATTTCCGCATCCTGCTACTATTCCATACTCAGATAAAGCTTCAGTTATCATCTGAGATATTTCAAAATCCAATGCAGATCCTCCAACAATAACTACAAATTCAAAATCCCTAATATTTTTTGTATGAGAAACTTTCCTTAATGATCTAAGTACATTGGTTATAAAAATTTTTCTTTTGGCAGACCTTCTGATAATTCTGATTTTTTCCAGAGACATATCAAGGTCGATTGGAATAAGTTCACCTTCTTTTATAAGGACATTTTTAGCAAATACTTTCGGAGAAAGAGAGTTTTCAAAAAATTGAACATTTCCATCCTCGTGTCTTATATAAAATAGAGATTCTACTTTTGCCAGAGGATATTTTTTTATATCTTCAGCAAGATTAAAATCCTCTATACCCAGCTCTTTTTGAATAAGAAGTGTTGTCATATTACCAGCTCCGGCCAGATGAACCAGTTCTTTATTTCCATATCTGTCAATGGAACATGCATCTGTCGAACCTGCTCCTATATCTACAATTACCAGAGGTGTTCCTGTGCCTGGAGTAGTTAGAGCACCGGTTATAGCCATATCTGCCTCTACTCCTCCTACTTCTACTTTTACTCCCAGTTCTTTTTCAATCTCTTTCGCTACTTCGGACATTTGATTTTTTTTGGTATTTACCATTGCAGCTATTCCTACAGCATTTTCAAATACAAATTCTTCTGCAATTCCCCCCTTTATCTTTTGTGGGACAAAGGTATCTACTGCCAATATGTCTTTTATTTTTATATTATCAATGGACTCATTGGTGAAATTCCCCATTACACTTTTTACATTTTTTAGCATTCCTCCGATATTGGTTCCAGATTCTCCATTTATATCTTGGACATGCTCAATACTTCCCAGGGCTTTCATTATTCTTTTGGAACCCTCTTCTATATTTACACTTTTTGACCTGTAGTTTCCGTCAATCTGTATCCTTCCAGCAGGGATAACCTTCTCTTTTACATCTCCGTGAGGTGTCTTGATAACTACTCCAGACCTGTTGCCTATAAGTGCTTTAGAAATAGGAACTATTTTTTTAGTCTCTTCTGAAGTGAGGGAAAAAATTGTGGCAATGCCATATGGATTTGAAATAACCTCTATTATTTTTCCCTGTGGAGCTACTTCTACAGCAGCCTTCATCCCTGTAGGTACTTTTTTAACAAAAAGTACCTCATCAACTATGGGGATTTTATTTATGAGTCTGTTATTTATGAGAACCCCATCATCTTTTTGAATAATAGCACCCTTTATTTTGCATCCATTTTTAAAAGCTTCATTGATTCTGTGAGCTACCTCTAAGAAGCTGAAACTTTTTTCCACTATTACTATGTAATCTTTATCATTTTCAAAATTTCCAAGCTCTTGGAATAGGATTGTTTCTCCTATCCCAAGACCTATTCCCCCAGGAGTTGAAGGGTTATGTCCAATCATAGTAGACTCTGTAATTATTGTTTCTGTTATAGTTTCCATAGAAACGTCTCCTATAACAGGAGTAGCTTCATTTATCCTGATTAAAGATAAATCTGCATTTTTTAAATCAGCTCTTTTCATTGCCTTCTTAATGGCTCTTTTTATTCCCAAAACATTATCTTTAGTACCTTTTAAACCTG
This window encodes:
- the rimO gene encoding 30S ribosomal protein S12 methylthiotransferase RimO, whose amino-acid sequence is MKLALISLGCSKNLVDSENLIGIMVNKKGFEITTDIEDADIALINTCGFIGDAKEESIQTILEIGEYKRGGNLKKIIVAGCLAQRYAQEIINEMPEVDAVIGTGEIDKIEEVVDEVLAGRKIIKSESLEFLANADTDRILTTHPHTAYLKIAEGCNRRCTYCIIPKLRGDLRSRNIEDIVEEAQRLAAGGVREINLLAQETTEYGIDLYKKKALPDVMKALSKVEGIEWIRTYYMFPNSITDELIETMKKEEKVCNYFDVPVQHVSDSVLRNMGRAKTGQQIKDLLYKIRREIPDATIRTTVIVGFPGETEEDFIELKEFVKEFKFDYVGVFKYSREEDTVAHDMDEQIDEEVKHRRWMELTNLQSEIAEIKNREFIGKTVEVIIDTVSSESEYMLEGRTRGQALEIDGKILTNDGTAKQGEIVKVKIEQNFDYDLLGAIVENEDTVK
- the pnp gene encoding polyribonucleotide nucleotidyltransferase encodes the protein MFEEKKMEMEIGGRTLSLSTGKIARQSCGAVMIQYGDTILLSTVNRSKEGRKGADFFPLTVDFLEKYYAVGKFPGGFHKREARPSTDATLTARLIDRPIRPMFPEGFNYDVHIVNTVFSYDGDNTPDYLGIIGSSAALMLSDIPFLGPVAGVVVAMKGEEFILNPTPKELAESPLNLSVAGTKDAVNMVEAGASEMSEEVMLKAILFAHDNIKKICEFQEEFARLAGKEKFEFVKPEIDETVQSFIDENGGERLKKAVLAIGKQAREDAVNDLEDELLASFTEKYIQENELEELPGEIEGEFKSYYHDLMKKFVREAIVYNKHRVDGRKTDEIRDLYAEIGTLPLPHGSAMFTRGETQAIVTTTLGTKQDEQLVDGLNEEYYKKFYLHYNFPPYSVGEARFMRAPGRRELGHGALAERALSYVMPSTDDFPYTVRVVSEITESNGSSSQASICGGSLALMAAGVPVKSHVAGIAMGLVKEGDDYAVLTDIMGLEDHLGDMDFKVAGTEAGITALQMDIKITGIDENVMRIALKQALDARLQIIGVMKNAIEAPAELAASAPRIYQMMVPTDKIAALIGPGGKNIKAIIEETGATIDIEDDGKVSIFSNDGETLEKTINLVNNYVKDIEAGEIYQGKVVKVAKFGAFMQILPGKEGLLHVSEIAHERVANVDDVLSVGDILEVKVISNENGKVSLSRKQLIAKPVKESNKKSSEETK
- the nagB gene encoding glucosamine-6-phosphate deaminase translates to MRVLVTDKMSEWTALYIASKINDYSDNNKNFVLGLPTGETPLKMYKELIKLHKKGRVSFENVVTFNMDEYVGIPKDHPQSYYTFMHKNFFRHIDIPDENINILNGDAMDIMKECEEYEEKIKKYGGIDLFIGGIGANGHIAFNEPGSSLDSRTRLITLTEETLKANSRFFDNDVSKVPKKALTVGVGTILNSKEVLIMAKGEKKALALKQVIEGDINNMWTVTAIQVHKKAIIVCDEASTIELKVKTVNYFKELEKDNLDIKKFSEYVKNQVFPSYF
- a CDS encoding MIP/aquaporin family protein; its protein translation is MGIYLAEFIGTMILILLGNGVVANIVLSKSKGNGGGWIAITAGWGFGVTVAVYVTGWVSGAHINPAVTVALASIGVFDWSLVPGYVVSQVAGGFAGAVLVYLSYKQHYDETDDADGILATFSTGPAISGSKWNIVTETIGTAVLVIGIMGITNSNNNVGPMAALLVGVLVWSIGLSIGGPTGYAINPARDLGPRIAHTLLPIEGKRDSDWAYAWIPVVAPLVGGVLGAQIFSACLLIWN
- a CDS encoding glycerol dehydratase reactivase beta/small subunit family protein, producing MMDNRPNITLFCSDNIDREYINEILWGIEEEEIPYLLKIVPSKEVVKENYVSGTLEIGIGVLENGDALLTTRKYDKEYIQKANIFVEKNKLRDLGSNGARLVKGLPLR
- a CDS encoding diol dehydratase reactivase subunit alpha; its protein translation is MKIIVGVDIGNATTEVALAKVDNIECKFLSSALHETTGLKGTKDNVLGIKRAIKKAMKRADLKNADLSLIRINEATPVIGDVSMETITETIITESTMIGHNPSTPGGIGLGIGETILFQELGNFENDKDYIVIVEKSFSFLEVAHRINEAFKNGCKIKGAIIQKDDGVLINNRLINKIPIVDEVLFVKKVPTGMKAAVEVAPQGKIIEVISNPYGIATIFSLTSEETKKIVPISKALIGNRSGVVIKTPHGDVKEKVIPAGRIQIDGNYRSKSVNIEEGSKRIMKALGSIEHVQDINGESGTNIGGMLKNVKSVMGNFTNESIDNIKIKDILAVDTFVPQKIKGGIAEEFVFENAVGIAAMVNTKKNQMSEVAKEIEKELGVKVEVGGVEADMAITGALTTPGTGTPLVIVDIGAGSTDACSIDRYGNKELVHLAGAGNMTTLLIQKELGIEDFNLAEDIKKYPLAKVESLFYIRHEDGNVQFFENSLSPKVFAKNVLIKEGELIPIDLDMSLEKIRIIRRSAKRKIFITNVLRSLRKVSHTKNIRDFEFVVIVGGSALDFEISQMITEALSEYGIVAGCGNIRGTEGPRNAVATGLVMGVNDGQQA